Genomic DNA from Streptomyces sp. PCS3-D2:
CGATGGCGACCGAGGGCACCTTGTTGCGGCGCCGTTCCTGCCGCTTGATGTCACGGCCGGTCTTCATCTCCGCGATCTCCCGGCGCATCTTCGCCATCTTCTCGCGGATGCGTCGCCGGTCGGTCTCGATCTTGGTCTCACCGGGGCCTCGGGTGGCCATGCCGCCACCGCCGCCGCCGCCCATCTGCCGCGACAGCGACTGACCCCAGCCGCGCAGCCGGGGCAGCATGTACTGCATCTGCGCGAGTGCGACCTGCGCCTTGCCCTCTCGGGACTTGGCATGCTGGGCGAAGATGTCGAGGATCAGGGCGGTCCGGTCGACCACCTTGACCTTGACGACGTCTTCGAGGGCAATGAGCTGGCCGGGGCTGAGCTCACCGTCGCAGACGACGGTGTCGGCGCCGCTCTCCATGACGATGTCGCGCAGCTCGCGGGCCTTGCCGGAACCGATGAAGGTGGCCGGGTCCGGCTTGTCACGGCGCTGGATCACGCCGTCCAGTACGAGAGCGCCCGCCGTCTCGGCGAGGGCGGCGAGCTCCGCGAGGGAGTTCTCCGCGTCCTGCACGGTGCCCGAGGTCCAGACGCCGACGAGGACCACGCGCTCCAGGCGGAGCTGTCGGTACTCGACCTCGGTGACGTCTTCGAGCTCGGTGGAGAGACCGGCGACGCGGCGCAGGGCCGCGCGCTCGGAGCGGTCGAACTGGTCGCCGTCCCGGTCTCCGTCGATCTCGTGGCTCCAGGCGACGTCCTCTTCCATCAGGGCATCGGCCCGAAGGCTCTCGGTGAAGCTCTGCGGTTCACGCGCGTCGGTCGCGTCCCGCTCGTCCTGGGAAGCGGAAGAAGAGGAGGTCATTGGATCCTTACGTCGATTCGAATAGCAGTGTCACGCCTGGCGGGGACACGGTGGATGTCACGTCCAACGTGTCACACCGCCCGGGGATTCCCCGAACGGACCCGTCGATGGTGACATGCCCGTTCGTAGGCGGTCACACCCTTTTCCCGCCGGGCGCAGCCCCGCCCGGTGCGGCCATGCCCGGTGCGGCCATGCTCGGTGCGGCCAGGCTCGGTGCCTGCTTGCCCCGCGCGGCCCGGTCCGCCGCCGGGGCGCTCCACTCCGGGTGCCCCGGCATCGGCGGGGTCTTCGTCCCGTACAGCCACGGCTCCAGGAAGGCTCCGAGGTCGCGACCCGCCTCCTGCGAGGCCAGGCGGACGAAGTCGGCCGTGCCCGCGACCCCGTCCCGGTACCGCGTGACCCAGCGGCGTTCGATCCGCTCGAAGGCGGGGGCGCCGATCTCCTGTCGCAGTGCGTAGAGGATCAGCGCGGCGCCGTCGTAGACCACCGGCCGGAACAGCCCGATCTTCTCGCCGGGCGCCGCGGCCTTCGGGGCGGCCGGGGGGCCGCCCGCCGCCCGCCACTGGTCGGAGCGCTGGTACGCCTCGCGCATGCGCCGCTCCAGGGAGTACGTGCCCAGGCCGTCCGCGTACAGGGCCTCGTACCAGGTGGCGTGTCCCTCGTTGAGCCACAGGTCGGACCAGGTCCGGGGGCTGACGCTGTCGCCGAACCACTGATGGGCGAGCTCGTGGACCATCACCGCCTCGACGTACCACTCGGGGTAGCCCTCGCCGGAGAACAGGCTGCTCTCGAAGAGCGAGAGGGTCTGCGTCTCCAGCTCGAAGCCGGTCGTCGCCCGCGCGATCAGCACCCCGTAGTTCTCGAACGGGTAGCGGCCGACGCGCTCCTCCATCCACTCGATGTGGCCGGCGGTCTTCTTCAGCCAGGGGTCGAGCCGCTGCCGGTCGGCGGCGGGCACCACGTCGCGCAGCGGCAGCCCGTGCGGTCCGGTCCCGTGGACGACGGCGGAGCGGCCCACGGAGACCTGGGCCAGCTCGGTGGCCATGGGGTGGCGGGTCCGGTACGTCCACGTCGTGGTGGGGCCCGTGCGCCGGGCAGGGCCTGCCTGGAGGCCGTTGGCGACGGCTGTGAGCCCGGTGGGTGCGCTGATCCGGAAGGTGAAGAGGGCCTTGTCGGCGGGGTGGTCGTTGCAGGGGAACACGCGGTGGGCGGCGTCGGCCTGGTTGGCCATGGCCAGACCGTCCTCGGTGGGCACCCAGCCGCCGTCCCCGCGACCGCGCGGGTCGCTGGTGTGCCGGACCGTGATCCGCAGCGCGCCGCCCTCCGCCACCGCCCGCGGTGGGGTCAGTACGAGGTCCTCCCCGACGCTCTCGAAGCGTGCGGGCTCCCCGTTCACCTCGGCGGACGCCACAGTGCCGTGGGTGAAGTCCAGGTTGACGCGCTCCAGCGGCTCCAGTGCCCGGGCCTCGATGACGGTGACCGCGTCGAGCGGGGTCAGGTTGTCCTTGTACGTGAAGGACAGGTCGTACGCGAGCACGTCGTAGCCGGGGTTCCCCAGCTCGGGGAAGAGGCGGTCCCCGATGCCCAGGGGCTTCGGCGGGGGCAGTACCGCGGCGACGAGGGTGAGGGAGGCCGCGGCGAGCAGGGCGGCGCGCAGGCGGGGCGAGGAGAGCTGCATCCACCACCGCTTACCAGCGCCCGCCACGGGACGGCGTACGGCGCGCGACGGGGCCACCCGAACGGGACCTTCCGGCGCCGTACCGGCCTACGCCCGGCCGGCGCCGTCGCCCTACGCGCGGCCGACGTCGTACACGCCCGGCACGTCACGCATGGCGCGCATCAGTGCGGGCAGGCCGGCCGCGTCGGGCAGCTGGAGGGTGTAGGTGTGCCGGACCCGGCCCTCGACCGGGGGTTCGACGGTCGCGGAGACCACCTCGACGCCCTCGTGGGCAATGGCCTCGGTCAGGTCCGCCAGCAGATGCGGGCGGCCGAACGATTCAGCGAGCAGGGTGACCCGGCAGTCCGCGGTGGCCCGCCAGTGCACGGCGACGGAGGTGCGGCCCACGGCGCGCATCCGGGCCACGGCCGCGCACTGGACCCGGTGCACGGTGACGGCTCCGCCGCGGACGACGAATCCGGCGACGGCGTCCGGCGGGACCGGGGTGCAGCACCCGGCCATCCGGACGGTGGCGTCCGGCAGGTCGGCCACGGCGTTGGCCCCGCCGCCCCGGGCTCCGACCACCGACAGCGGCGCCCGCGCGGCCGAGGTGGTGGCCATGGCCCGGTCGGGATGGGATTCGAGCCAGCTGCTGATGGCGATGCGGGCGGCGGGCGTCCGGGCGTGGTCCAGCCACTCGGCGGCGGGTCCGGAGGAGGCGTCCTGCGCGAGCAGCAGCTGGACGGTGTCACCGTCGGACAGCGGTGAGGACAGTGAGGCGAGGCGCCCGTTGACGCGGGCGCCGATGCAGCCGTGGGCCGCCTCTCCGTGCTGCGCGTAGGCGGCGTCGATGCAGCTGGCTCCGGCGGGCAGGCCCAGGGTGCCCCCGTCGGCCCGGAAGACGGTGATCTCCCGGTCCTGCGCGAGCTCGGCGCGGAGCACGCTCCAGAAGGTGTCCGGGTCGGGTGCGGACTGCTGCCAGTCGAGCAGCCGGGACAGCCAGCCGGGCCGGGTCGGGTCCACCCGCTCCTCGTACGGGTCGGCGGCATCGGGCGTCGCGGTGGCGTCGGGCGCCGCGGTGGCGTACGGGTTGCCGAGCGCCACCACGCCGGCCTCGGCGACCCGGTGCATCTGTCGGGTCCGCACGATGACCTCGGCCACGTACCCCTCGGGGGTGGCCACGGCGGTGTGGAGGGACTGGTAGAGGTTGAACTTCGGGGTGGCGATGAAGTCCTTGAACTCCGAGACCACCGGGGTGAAACAGGTGTGGAGCTCCCCCAGTGCCGCGTAGCAGTCGGCGTTCTCGCCGACCAGGATGAGGATGCGCCCGAAGTCGGAGCCGCGCAGCTCGCCGCGGGTGCGGGTGATCCGGTGGACGGAGACGAAGTGCCGCGGCCGTACCTGTACTTCGGCGCCGATGCCCGCCTCCCGCAGGACGGTCCGTACGGAGTCGGCGATGCCGGGCAGCGGGTCGCGCTCGCCGGCGTGGGCGGCGATGAGGGCGCGAGTGCTCTCGTACTCCTCGGGGTGCAGGATCGCGAAGACGAGGTCTTCCAGTTCGGTCTTGAGGGCCTGCACGCCGAGCCGTTCGGCAAGCGGGATCAGGACGTCACGGGTGACCTTGGCGATCCGGGCCTGTTTCTCCGGCCGCATCACGCCCAGGGTGCGCATGTTGTGCAGCCGGTCGGCGAGCTTGATGGACATCACGCGGACGTCGTTGCCGGTGGCGACGAGCATCTTGCGGAAGGTCTCCGGTTCCGCCGCGGCACCGTAGTCGATCTTCTCGACCTTGGTGACGCCGTCGACGATGAAGCAGACCTCGTCGCCGAACTCGGCGCGGACCTGATCCAGGGTCACGTCGGTGTCCTCGACGGTGTCGTGGAGCAGAGAGGCCGTCAAGGTGGTGGTTTCGGCGCCCAGTTCGGCGAGGATCAGGGTGACGGCGAGTGGATGTGTGATGTACGGCTCACCACTTTTTCGCATCTGGCCGCGGTGGGAGCTCTCCGCGAGCAGATAGGCGCGCCGCAGAATGGACATATCGGCGTCCGGATGGTGGGCGCGGTGGGCCTCGGCGACATGGCCGATTGCGTCCGGGAGCCGGTCCCGGGACGTCGGCCCGAGCAGCGCCGCGCGCCCGAGGCGGCGCAGATCGAGCCTGCTCCGGCCCCGTCTGCGGAGCTCAGGGCGCACTTCGGGGTGTGCTTCGGGGTTCGTGGCCTCTGCACTCATGGGCACCTCCGGCGGCTTCGACCGGCGGTGGTGGGCATGGGGTGAGCCCTCAGGGCCGGTGCCTGATGTTACCGACCCCACCACGTGGCGCAGTCCACCTCTCGCACAGCGTGAAACGGATCACCCATTAGAGGGAGGCTTCAGGAGAAAGCCGTTTCGGTGAGCCAGGCTTCGTCGAACTCACCGGCGGCCACGATGACGGCCGGTCCGGTCATGTCGATCTGCCCGTCGGGGTGTTCGGTGATGACGAGCGTCCCGCCGGGGAGGTCGACGGTGTACGTGGCCGGCTCACCGGTGGCGGCGGGGTCCACGCCGTCGCGGCGGATGGCGGCGACGGCGACGGCGCAGGCGCCGGTGCCGCAGGAGCGGGTCTCGCCGGAGCCGCGCTCGTGGACGCGCATGGCGACGTGGCGGGGGCCGCGGTCGACGACGAACTCGACGTTGACACCCGTCGGGTAGGCGGACGCCGGGCTGAACGGCGGGGCGGTCAGGAGGTTCCCGGCGTCGTCGAGGCTGTCGACGAACGCGACCGCGTGCGGGTTGCCCATGTTCACGTTGCGGGCGGGCCAGCTGCGCGGTCCGACGCTGACGGTGACCTCGCCCTCGGGGAACGCGGCACGGCCCATCGAGACGGTGACGTCGCCCCCCTTGTCGAGGTGCACCCGCTTGACGCCGCCGCGCGTGGCGACCGTCAGGTCACCGGGCTCGACGTGGCCGGCGTACTGGAGGTAGCGGGCGAAGACGCGCACGCCGTTGCCGCACATCTCGGCGACGGAGCCGTCGCTGTTGCGGTAGTCCATGAACCACTCCGCCTCGTCGGCCAGGTGCGCCGCCTCGGGGTGCGCTGCGGACCGGACGACGTGCAGGACCCCGTCGCCCCCGATGCCGGCGCGCCGGTCGCAGAGCTTCGCGACGGCGGAAGCGGGCAGCTCGACGGCGTTGTCCGGGTCCGGGACGATCACGAAGTCGTTCTCGGTGCCGTGGCCCTTGAGGAAGGAGAGGGTGGTCTGCGTCACCCGCCCATGGTACCGAGCCCCTGCTCACGGGCGCCGGGCGGCCCGTCGGGGGTCACCGGGGCCCCGGAGCCGGTCACGGGAGGTCCGGGACGGTCACGGGAGGTCCGGGACGGTCGCCGGAAGCCTGGAACGGTCACCGCCGCCGGCGGCGGTCAGCGGAGCCGGGCGACCCGGTACACGGCGAGGCCTACGACGACCAGCGCGACCACGGCGTACAGCGCGGCCATGCGCCAGTCGGGGCGGCGGCCGCTCCCCCGGGCCGGGAGACCGGGCCATGTGTAGCCGACCCGTCGGGCGGCCATCATCCCCCAGCCTCCGGCGCAGCAGCTGATGAGGAAGCCGAGCATGGCGACCACGGCTCCGCCGTCGCCGAACTCGAAGGCCAGGGGGAAGGCGAACATCAACGAGCCGGCGGCGGCGAGCATGACGATGGGGGCGATCTGCCACACGCGCAGGCGGCGCCGCGGCCGCAGTTCGACCTCGAACTCGGCTCCGGCGGCCGCCTCGGCCTCGGCGGTGTCCGGGGCGTCCGGGCCGTCCGAGGTCAGCCGCGCGGGGTCCGCGGGCAGCCCGAGGCCCGCGGTCCCGTCCGTCCCGCCGAGAAGCATCGGGTCCGCTTCCCTTCGGGTGTCGTCCCGCCCGGTGTCGCGAGGGCCGGCCTCCATCGCCACGCGCCCTCCCACTCGGACTCAGTACGCCGCCATGCAGTGCAGGTGATCGCACCTGCTGGAGTTTGATGATGGCACGCCCCCGACCCCGCTACGGGCGCCCGGGGCTTCCCGATGCCATCACGTGATCAGGCTGTAACCGCTCGTTCGACCAACGACTCGGCGAGCTGGGGGAGTTCCGCCCGGTCTGCGGCAGCTCCGCTGAGCCAGTGGACGCGCGGATCGCGGCGGAACCAGGAGTCCTGGCGGCGGGCGAAGCGCTTGGTCGCCCGGATGGTCTCCGCCCGTGCCTCGTCCTCGGTGCACTCACCCGCGAGCGCGGCCAGCACCTGCTGGTAGCCCAGCGCCCGGGAGGCAGTGATGCCGTCGCGCAGTCCGCGGGCCTCCAGCGCCCGGACCTCGTCCACCAGGCCGTCCTGCCACATCCGGTCGACGCGCCGCGCGATCCGCTCGTCGAGCTCGGGCCGGGCGACGTCGACGCCGATCTGGACCGTGTCGTAGACGGACTCGTGGCCGGGCAGGTTCGCGGTGAACGGCTTGCCGGTGATCTCGATGACCTCCAGCGCGCGGACGATGCGCCGGCCGTTGCTGGGCAGGATGGCCCGGGCGGCCTCCGGGTCGGCGGCGGCCAGGCGGGCGTGCAGGGCGCCGGGCCCGCGCAGCGCGACCTCCTCCTCCAGCCGGGCGCGGACTTCGGGGTCGGTGCCGGGGAACTCCATGACGTCCAGGGCGCCCCGG
This window encodes:
- a CDS encoding bifunctional (p)ppGpp synthetase/guanosine-3',5'-bis(diphosphate) 3'-pyrophosphohydrolase — its product is MSAEATNPEAHPEVRPELRRRGRSRLDLRRLGRAALLGPTSRDRLPDAIGHVAEAHRAHHPDADMSILRRAYLLAESSHRGQMRKSGEPYITHPLAVTLILAELGAETTTLTASLLHDTVEDTDVTLDQVRAEFGDEVCFIVDGVTKVEKIDYGAAAEPETFRKMLVATGNDVRVMSIKLADRLHNMRTLGVMRPEKQARIAKVTRDVLIPLAERLGVQALKTELEDLVFAILHPEEYESTRALIAAHAGERDPLPGIADSVRTVLREAGIGAEVQVRPRHFVSVHRITRTRGELRGSDFGRILILVGENADCYAALGELHTCFTPVVSEFKDFIATPKFNLYQSLHTAVATPEGYVAEVIVRTRQMHRVAEAGVVALGNPYATAAPDATATPDAADPYEERVDPTRPGWLSRLLDWQQSAPDPDTFWSVLRAELAQDREITVFRADGGTLGLPAGASCIDAAYAQHGEAAHGCIGARVNGRLASLSSPLSDGDTVQLLLAQDASSGPAAEWLDHARTPAARIAISSWLESHPDRAMATTSAARAPLSVVGARGGGANAVADLPDATVRMAGCCTPVPPDAVAGFVVRGGAVTVHRVQCAAVARMRAVGRTSVAVHWRATADCRVTLLAESFGRPHLLADLTEAIAHEGVEVVSATVEPPVEGRVRHTYTLQLPDAAGLPALMRAMRDVPGVYDVGRA
- the miaA gene encoding tRNA (adenosine(37)-N6)-dimethylallyltransferase MiaA gives rise to the protein MRKAAPAPRVIAVVGPTAAGKSDLGVALARRFDGEVVNADSMQLYRGMDIGTAKLTTEERGGVPHHLLDIWDVTDTANVAEYQRLARGEIDKLLAEGRTPVLVGGSGLYVRGALDVMEFPGTDPEVRARLEEEVALRGPGALHARLAAADPEAARAILPSNGRRIVRALEVIEITGKPFTANLPGHESVYDTVQIGVDVARPELDERIARRVDRMWQDGLVDEVRALEARGLRDGITASRALGYQQVLAALAGECTEDEARAETIRATKRFARRQDSWFRRDPRVHWLSGAAADRAELPQLAESLVERAVTA
- the hflX gene encoding GTPase HflX; its protein translation is MTSSSSASQDERDATDAREPQSFTESLRADALMEEDVAWSHEIDGDRDGDQFDRSERAALRRVAGLSTELEDVTEVEYRQLRLERVVLVGVWTSGTVQDAENSLAELAALAETAGALVLDGVIQRRDKPDPATFIGSGKARELRDIVMESGADTVVCDGELSPGQLIALEDVVKVKVVDRTALILDIFAQHAKSREGKAQVALAQMQYMLPRLRGWGQSLSRQMGGGGGGGMATRGPGETKIETDRRRIREKMAKMRREIAEMKTGRDIKRQERRRNKVPSVAIAGYTNAGKSSLLNRLTGAGVLVENALFATLDPTVRRAETPSGRIYTLADTVGFVRHLPHHLVEAFRSTMEEVGDSDLILHIVDGSHPAPEEQLAAVREVIREVGAVNVPEIVVINKADAADPLVLQRLLRIERHSIAVSARTGMGIEELLALIDSELPRPEVEVEALVPYTRGSLVAKAHAEGEVISEEHTPEGTLLKARVHQELAADLAPYTPAKQ
- the dapF gene encoding diaminopimelate epimerase, whose translation is MTQTTLSFLKGHGTENDFVIVPDPDNAVELPASAVAKLCDRRAGIGGDGVLHVVRSAAHPEAAHLADEAEWFMDYRNSDGSVAEMCGNGVRVFARYLQYAGHVEPGDLTVATRGGVKRVHLDKGGDVTVSMGRAAFPEGEVTVSVGPRSWPARNVNMGNPHAVAFVDSLDDAGNLLTAPPFSPASAYPTGVNVEFVVDRGPRHVAMRVHERGSGETRSCGTGACAVAVAAIRRDGVDPAATGEPATYTVDLPGGTLVITEHPDGQIDMTGPAVIVAAGEFDEAWLTETAFS
- a CDS encoding M1 family metallopeptidase, whose protein sequence is MQLSSPRLRAALLAAASLTLVAAVLPPPKPLGIGDRLFPELGNPGYDVLAYDLSFTYKDNLTPLDAVTVIEARALEPLERVNLDFTHGTVASAEVNGEPARFESVGEDLVLTPPRAVAEGGALRITVRHTSDPRGRGDGGWVPTEDGLAMANQADAAHRVFPCNDHPADKALFTFRISAPTGLTAVANGLQAGPARRTGPTTTWTYRTRHPMATELAQVSVGRSAVVHGTGPHGLPLRDVVPAADRQRLDPWLKKTAGHIEWMEERVGRYPFENYGVLIARATTGFELETQTLSLFESSLFSGEGYPEWYVEAVMVHELAHQWFGDSVSPRTWSDLWLNEGHATWYEALYADGLGTYSLERRMREAYQRSDQWRAAGGPPAAPKAAAPGEKIGLFRPVVYDGAALILYALRQEIGAPAFERIERRWVTRYRDGVAGTADFVRLASQEAGRDLGAFLEPWLYGTKTPPMPGHPEWSAPAADRAARGKQAPSLAAPSMAAPGMAAPGGAAPGGKRV